Proteins co-encoded in one Bacillus infantis NRRL B-14911 genomic window:
- a CDS encoding ABC transporter substrate-binding protein, which translates to MKRALKIGFSLLAVFVLLVPLAACGKDEVQTVRIAEVTRSIFYAPQYVAIEKGFFKEEGLDVKLTTTPGGDKTMTALLSDGADVALVGSETSIYVYGQGTNDPVINFAQLTQTDGTFLVSREKIDDFTWDQLKGKTFLGQRKGGMPQMVGEFVLKKHGIDPQEDLNLIQNVDYANIAPAFASGTGEFVQLFEPTASVFEKEGKGHIVASFGTESGHVPYTTFMAKESYMKENSETVEKFARAIYKAQQWVDSHEPQETAEVIQKYFEDTDLDIIEMVVDRYRSQGSFAADPILDEEEWKNLQDIMDEAGELPKRIDHETLVNTEIAEKVMK; encoded by the coding sequence ATGAAAAGAGCTTTAAAAATAGGTTTTTCTTTGCTGGCTGTATTTGTACTGCTGGTGCCGCTGGCGGCTTGCGGCAAAGACGAAGTCCAGACTGTCAGGATTGCGGAAGTTACCCGTTCCATCTTCTATGCTCCCCAATATGTTGCCATTGAAAAGGGATTTTTCAAAGAAGAAGGCCTTGATGTCAAACTGACAACCACCCCTGGCGGAGATAAAACGATGACAGCCCTTCTTTCGGATGGAGCAGATGTGGCGCTTGTCGGATCGGAAACCTCCATCTATGTATACGGCCAGGGCACAAATGATCCTGTCATCAATTTTGCGCAGCTGACACAGACAGATGGAACCTTCCTCGTATCCCGGGAAAAGATCGACGACTTTACATGGGATCAGCTGAAGGGGAAAACCTTCCTTGGCCAGCGCAAAGGCGGAATGCCTCAGATGGTAGGGGAGTTTGTATTGAAGAAGCATGGAATTGATCCCCAGGAAGATTTAAACCTGATCCAAAATGTAGATTATGCCAATATCGCTCCAGCCTTCGCTTCAGGCACAGGTGAATTCGTTCAGCTTTTCGAACCGACTGCCAGCGTGTTTGAAAAAGAAGGCAAAGGGCATATTGTCGCCTCCTTTGGCACAGAATCCGGTCATGTACCTTATACCACCTTTATGGCAAAAGAAAGCTATATGAAAGAAAACAGTGAAACGGTTGAGAAATTTGCCCGTGCAATCTATAAGGCACAGCAGTGGGTTGATTCGCATGAGCCCCAGGAAACTGCTGAAGTAATCCAGAAATATTTCGAGGACACTGACCTTGACATCATCGAAATGGTAGTGGACCGCTACAGAAGCCAAGGCTCGTTTGCAGCTGATCCTATATTGGATGAAGAGGAATGGAAAAACCTCCAGGATATTATGGATGAGGCCGGCGAACTTCCAAAACGGATTGATCATGAAACATTAGTTAATACAGAAATTGCCGAAAAAGTGATGAAGTAG
- a CDS encoding ABC transporter ATP-binding protein — protein MDFLEIEQINHTYFTKNTANTALSDITLSIKEGEFVSFLGPSGCGKTTLLSIIAGLIEPSEGKVSLEGRPVNVSERKIGYMLQQDYLFPWKTIEENILIGLKLAGEDTGSKRDYAFSLLAEMGLSGVEKQFPKQLSGGMRQRVALVRTLAAEPKLLMLDEPFSALDYQTKLKLEDLVSGTLKAFGKTAILVTHDIGEAIAMSDRIFMFSPRPGRLHKTFHIPDELRNLSPFQARSHSLYSTLFQTVWKEMESLESE, from the coding sequence ATGGACTTTCTCGAGATTGAACAGATCAATCATACTTATTTTACCAAAAACACTGCAAACACGGCCCTCTCTGATATTACCTTAAGCATTAAGGAAGGGGAATTTGTCTCCTTCCTTGGCCCAAGCGGCTGCGGAAAGACTACGCTTCTGTCCATTATTGCAGGCCTTATAGAACCCTCAGAGGGCAAGGTCTCTCTTGAGGGGCGCCCAGTCAATGTTTCTGAACGGAAGATCGGTTATATGCTCCAGCAGGACTATCTGTTCCCCTGGAAAACAATCGAGGAGAACATCTTGATCGGCTTAAAGCTTGCAGGAGAAGACACCGGAAGCAAAAGGGATTATGCTTTCAGCCTGCTTGCTGAAATGGGATTATCCGGTGTTGAAAAACAGTTCCCCAAACAGCTGTCGGGAGGCATGCGCCAGCGGGTGGCCCTGGTGCGCACCCTTGCTGCTGAACCAAAGCTGCTGATGCTCGACGAGCCCTTCTCCGCCCTTGACTATCAGACTAAACTGAAGCTTGAAGACCTTGTCTCAGGCACGCTGAAAGCTTTCGGAAAAACGGCCATCCTTGTGACACATGATATCGGCGAGGCCATTGCCATGAGCGATAGGATATTCATGTTTTCCCCTCGCCCCGGAAGGCTCCATAAAACCTTCCACATCCCGGATGAACTGCGGAATCTCAGCCCTTTTCAGGCCAGAAGCCATTCTTTATATTCTACATTGTTCCAGACTGTATGGAAGGAGATGGAGTCCCTTGAGTCAGAATAA
- a CDS encoding ABC transporter permease — MSQNNRIEALHLEYKKGLRSEKRRVRFFQLVIFAFFFAGWEIFSRNEWINPLIFSSPSKVWELFLSKLSDGSLLANLGITLSETVFGFVLGTFLGTLLAAILWWSPIIQKILDPYLVILNAMPKVALGPILIVALGPSFTSIVAMGAIISVIITTIVVYTSFKEVDPNYLKVLQTFGATRAQCFKEAILPASFPVIISTLKVNVGLSWVGVIVGEFLVSSKGLGYMIIYGFQVFNFTLVMLSLLIIAVFATIMYQLVDLLEKKLIKS, encoded by the coding sequence TTGAGTCAGAATAACAGGATTGAAGCCCTGCATCTTGAATACAAGAAGGGGCTGAGAAGCGAGAAAAGGCGGGTCCGCTTTTTTCAGCTGGTCATATTCGCTTTCTTTTTTGCCGGCTGGGAGATATTCAGCAGGAACGAATGGATTAATCCGCTGATTTTCAGCTCGCCATCAAAGGTATGGGAGCTGTTCCTGTCCAAGCTGAGCGACGGCTCTCTCCTGGCCAACCTCGGAATCACCCTTTCGGAAACTGTGTTCGGCTTTGTCCTGGGAACCTTCCTTGGCACATTGCTGGCTGCCATTCTCTGGTGGTCTCCTATCATCCAGAAAATACTGGATCCGTATCTTGTCATACTGAATGCCATGCCCAAGGTTGCTCTCGGGCCAATCCTGATTGTTGCCCTCGGTCCGAGCTTTACATCCATCGTCGCCATGGGCGCCATCATATCAGTCATTATTACAACCATAGTCGTTTATACATCCTTTAAGGAAGTGGATCCCAACTATCTGAAGGTGCTCCAGACCTTTGGCGCCACCAGGGCCCAATGCTTTAAGGAAGCCATCCTTCCAGCTTCCTTCCCTGTCATCATCTCCACATTGAAGGTCAATGTCGGCCTGTCCTGGGTCGGAGTGATTGTCGGAGAATTCCTGGTTTCTTCAAAAGGACTTGGCTATATGATCATTTACGGGTTCCAGGTATTCAACTTTACGCTTGTCATGCTGTCGCTCCTCATCATCGCTGTCTTTGCCACTATTATGTACCAGCTTGTGGATCTGCTCGAGAAAAAGCTGATTAAAAGCTGA
- the ytkD gene encoding RNA deprotection pyrophosphohydrolase: protein MEVFKDYNGGTVRLSFQKGSFLEKAKHVLVICRYEDSWLLTDHQERGWEFPGGKCEAGETIEEAARREVREETGALLDDLLFIGEYEVKLDGLSFVKAIYWGHAAELEKKDSYLETDGPVLFKGDLLAERMDSRFSFIMKDDVVKRSIEMVEGQL, encoded by the coding sequence ATGGAAGTTTTCAAAGATTACAATGGGGGGACTGTCAGACTGTCTTTCCAGAAGGGATCATTCCTTGAAAAAGCAAAGCATGTCCTTGTCATATGCCGGTATGAAGATAGCTGGCTTCTGACGGATCACCAGGAGAGGGGCTGGGAGTTCCCGGGCGGAAAATGTGAAGCGGGAGAAACGATTGAAGAGGCAGCGAGGAGAGAGGTCCGGGAAGAGACAGGAGCCCTGCTTGATGATCTGCTGTTTATCGGCGAATATGAGGTAAAGCTGGATGGCCTGTCTTTTGTAAAGGCCATTTACTGGGGGCATGCAGCAGAGCTGGAGAAAAAGGATTCTTATCTGGAGACGGATGGACCGGTTCTATTTAAAGGGGATTTGCTGGCGGAGAGGATGGACAGCCGCTTCAGCTTTATCATGAAGGATGACGTGGTAAAAAGGAGCATTGAAATGGTGGAAGGACAGCTTTGA
- a CDS encoding DUF6612 family protein produces the protein MYILKKILSLAASLILLFMLAACNQTAAPVSESNNSDENGTAAENGETAENESDLTLEEVLDKTTEASENLNSFSVDMTMDQMISAGQEEENMNISSDIQMDVVTEPMAFYQKTAMSQDQSGETYETESYFTEEGMFMYDPAGETWMKFPKEMSDQLIQMSGQQTNPAEELKKLQEFTDDFTFEQDDNHFILKLKASGEKFTELMKETMADTLPPEMAADEEVFNNMKIENVDYTILVDKETFYPSSLNMDMTMEMAVEGQTVSLNQKIEGKYSDYNEVKEITIPQEVLDTAVEMEM, from the coding sequence GTGTATATTTTGAAAAAAATTCTATCATTAGCAGCTAGCCTTATCCTTTTATTCATGCTGGCAGCATGCAACCAGACGGCTGCCCCTGTCAGTGAGAGCAATAACTCAGATGAAAATGGCACGGCTGCAGAAAATGGCGAAACAGCAGAGAATGAATCTGACCTTACGCTTGAGGAAGTTTTGGATAAAACGACAGAGGCTTCAGAAAACCTAAATAGCTTTTCGGTCGATATGACAATGGATCAGATGATCAGCGCCGGCCAGGAGGAAGAAAACATGAATATCAGCTCTGATATCCAGATGGATGTCGTTACAGAGCCAATGGCCTTTTACCAAAAAACGGCCATGTCCCAGGACCAGTCCGGTGAAACTTATGAGACTGAAAGCTATTTTACTGAAGAAGGCATGTTCATGTATGACCCTGCTGGAGAAACATGGATGAAGTTTCCCAAAGAAATGTCAGACCAGCTGATCCAAATGTCCGGTCAGCAGACAAATCCGGCTGAAGAATTAAAAAAGCTGCAGGAATTTACAGATGACTTCACATTTGAACAGGACGACAATCATTTCATTCTCAAACTGAAAGCATCAGGAGAAAAATTCACTGAACTTATGAAAGAAACAATGGCTGATACACTGCCGCCGGAAATGGCTGCTGATGAAGAAGTATTTAACAATATGAAGATTGAAAACGTCGATTACACCATTCTGGTTGATAAGGAAACTTTCTATCCTTCATCACTGAATATGGATATGACTATGGAAATGGCAGTTGAAGGGCAGACAGTCTCACTCAATCAAAAAATCGAGGGCAAATACTCAGACTACAACGAGGTAAAAGAAATCACAATCCCTCAAGAGGTTTTGGACACAGCAGTTGAAATGGAGATGTAA
- a CDS encoding DUF6154 family protein: MKIVDELYELYRGKLTGDEEDIDMLAFAFLEEMSYDDLLSLLKEMDKQELYSLMGLYLIESLKGKFANEDYGQERHPIFPQRNIH; this comes from the coding sequence ATGAAAATTGTTGACGAGCTCTACGAATTGTACCGCGGAAAGCTGACAGGGGATGAGGAAGACATTGATATGCTTGCATTCGCTTTTCTTGAGGAAATGAGCTATGATGACCTTCTTTCCCTCCTGAAGGAAATGGATAAGCAGGAGCTTTACAGCCTGATGGGCCTTTATTTAATCGAAAGCCTGAAGGGCAAATTTGCCAATGAGGACTACGGCCAGGAAAGGCATCCGATATTTCCTCAGCGGAATATTCATTAA
- a CDS encoding Dps family protein, with amino-acid sequence MSNQLVQAVNKQVANWTVLYVKLHNYHWYIKGRHFFTLHEKFEELYNEANEHIDVLAERVLALEGSPVATMRECLEMASVEEASGSEKEEDMVRSICNDFIKMEDELQSAIEIAEEANDEGTADMLLSVKQSLKKHIWMFKAFLG; translated from the coding sequence ATGTCAAATCAATTAGTACAAGCAGTTAATAAACAGGTGGCCAATTGGACGGTATTATATGTAAAGCTCCATAATTACCACTGGTACATAAAGGGCCGCCACTTCTTTACCCTTCATGAAAAATTTGAGGAGCTGTACAACGAGGCAAATGAACATATCGATGTTCTTGCTGAAAGGGTGCTTGCCCTGGAAGGCAGCCCTGTTGCTACGATGAGGGAATGCCTTGAAATGGCTTCTGTTGAAGAAGCGTCAGGCTCTGAAAAAGAAGAGGATATGGTCAGGAGCATCTGCAATGATTTCATCAAGATGGAGGATGAACTGCAAAGTGCCATCGAAATTGCTGAAGAGGCAAATGATGAGGGCACAGCGGATATGCTGCTGTCTGTGAAGCAGAGCTTGAAAAAGCATATTTGGATGTTCAAAGCATTCTTAGGATAA
- the ytzI gene encoding YtzI protein yields the protein MYIILIISIIIVLVVLLLSVVTTSKAYTYKHTVDPIENNPHLKNEEGENTEAEQTETENKA from the coding sequence ATGTATATCATTTTAATTATCAGCATCATTATTGTTTTAGTCGTACTGCTCCTGAGTGTAGTCACAACCTCCAAGGCTTATACGTATAAACATACCGTCGATCCAATTGAGAACAACCCCCACCTGAAAAATGAAGAGGGGGAAAATACAGAAGCAGAGCAAACAGAGACAGAAAACAAGGCTTAA
- the cls gene encoding cardiolipin synthase produces the protein MDVYSIFISLIFVLNVIFAIIVIFLERRDAGGTWAWLMVLFFIPILGFIMYFLFGQNLARRKMFQWEDREKVGIDEMIRQQVQSIKNQLFSFRNETIRDSYDLIYMHLINNEAVLTQDNEVEIFTDGRKKFDSLIGDIKSAQDHIHLQYYIFKKDNLGKGLVSLLTEKAKEGVKVRVLYDELGSRGVTKRFFRELRAAGGEVEAFFPSKLPFINIRVNYRNHRKLAIIDGKIGYVGGFNVGDEYLGLDPSFGYWRDTHLRITGEAVHAIQTRFILDWNQASHRHDIHYHTRYFPESAGSGNIGIQIVNSGPDSEWEQIKNGYIKMISSAKESIMIQTPYFIPDASLLDALRIASLSGVKVKIMIPNKPDHMFVYWATYSYIGEMLKTGAEIYIYDNGFIHAKTIVVDEKISSVGTANIDVRSFRLNFEVNAFIYDKEVSGQLAGKFRDDIELSSLMDAERYSKRSFYIRLKESISRLLSPIL, from the coding sequence ATGGATGTTTATTCGATATTTATCAGTCTGATTTTTGTGCTGAATGTGATTTTTGCCATCATTGTTATTTTCCTGGAGCGGAGGGACGCAGGAGGCACCTGGGCGTGGCTGATGGTCTTATTCTTCATACCGATTCTTGGTTTCATCATGTATTTCCTGTTTGGCCAGAACCTTGCGCGAAGGAAGATGTTTCAATGGGAGGACCGGGAAAAGGTCGGCATAGATGAAATGATCAGACAGCAGGTTCAATCAATTAAAAATCAATTGTTTTCCTTTCGCAATGAAACCATCAGGGACAGCTATGATTTGATCTATATGCATTTGATCAATAATGAAGCCGTCCTTACCCAGGATAACGAAGTTGAGATATTTACCGACGGAAGGAAGAAATTCGATTCTTTAATCGGCGATATAAAATCGGCACAGGATCATATCCATCTGCAGTATTATATTTTTAAAAAGGACAACCTCGGCAAAGGGCTTGTTTCCCTTTTAACCGAAAAAGCAAAAGAAGGAGTAAAGGTCAGGGTCCTGTATGATGAATTGGGCTCCAGAGGCGTGACTAAACGTTTCTTCAGGGAGCTGCGTGCAGCCGGAGGGGAAGTGGAAGCTTTCTTCCCGTCAAAGCTCCCTTTTATCAATATCAGGGTCAATTACCGCAACCACCGGAAGCTTGCCATCATAGACGGCAAGATTGGCTATGTGGGAGGTTTTAATGTCGGAGATGAATATCTGGGACTGGATCCTTCCTTCGGATATTGGAGGGATACCCACCTGAGGATTACCGGAGAGGCTGTCCACGCTATCCAGACAAGATTCATCCTTGACTGGAACCAGGCGTCACACCGCCATGATATCCATTATCATACCCGGTATTTTCCGGAAAGCGCCGGCAGCGGAAATATCGGGATCCAAATCGTCAACAGCGGTCCTGACTCAGAATGGGAACAGATTAAAAATGGCTATATCAAGATGATCAGCTCGGCTAAGGAGAGCATTATGATCCAGACGCCGTACTTCATCCCTGATGCGAGCCTGCTTGATGCACTTCGGATTGCTTCACTTTCTGGGGTAAAAGTAAAAATCATGATTCCGAATAAGCCGGACCATATGTTTGTCTATTGGGCAACTTACTCATACATCGGGGAAATGCTGAAAACCGGAGCAGAAATTTATATTTATGATAATGGTTTCATTCACGCCAAAACCATTGTGGTCGATGAAAAGATTTCTTCCGTCGGTACAGCCAACATAGATGTAAGAAGCTTCCGGCTGAATTTTGAGGTCAATGCCTTTATATATGATAAAGAGGTATCCGGCCAGCTTGCCGGCAAATTCCGTGATGATATTGAACTTTCCAGCCTGATGGATGCAGAGCGCTACAGCAAAAGAAGTTTTTACATCCGCCTTAAAGAATCCATATCGAGGCTGCTGTCGCCCATTTTATAA
- a CDS encoding S-ribosylhomocysteine lyase, with protein MPSVESFELDHNAVKAPYVRHCGVHKVGSDGVVNKFDIRFCQPNKQAMKPDTIHTLEHLLAFNIRTHAEKYDHFDIIDISPMGCQTGYYLVVSGEPTVEEIIDLLEDTLKDALEITEIPAANEKQCGQAKLHDLEGAKRLMRFWLDQSKEDLKQVFA; from the coding sequence ATGCCTTCAGTAGAAAGCTTTGAATTAGATCATAATGCCGTTAAAGCTCCATATGTAAGACATTGCGGTGTCCACAAAGTGGGAAGTGACGGAGTTGTTAATAAATTCGATATCCGCTTCTGCCAGCCAAACAAGCAGGCGATGAAGCCGGACACCATCCATACGCTTGAACATCTGCTTGCTTTTAATATCCGTACCCATGCAGAGAAATACGATCATTTCGATATTATTGATATTTCTCCAATGGGCTGCCAGACTGGCTACTATCTTGTTGTCAGCGGGGAGCCGACAGTGGAAGAAATCATTGATTTGCTTGAAGATACATTAAAGGATGCTCTTGAGATCACTGAAATTCCGGCTGCAAACGAAAAACAGTGCGGCCAGGCCAAGCTACATGACCTTGAAGGGGCAAAGCGTCTTATGCGCTTCTGGCTGGATCAAAGCAAGGAAGATCTGAAGCAAGTATTTGCTTAA
- the yidD gene encoding membrane protein insertion efficiency factor YidD, producing the protein MLQKMMIGLIRFYQIAISPLKPPSCRFYPTCSHYGLEAVKRFGPFKGGWLAVRRITKCHPFHPGGFDPVPEKNEK; encoded by the coding sequence ATGCTTCAAAAGATGATGATCGGACTGATCCGTTTTTATCAGATTGCCATTTCGCCCCTTAAGCCGCCGTCCTGCCGTTTTTACCCGACCTGCTCCCATTATGGCCTGGAGGCCGTCAAAAGATTTGGCCCCTTTAAAGGGGGCTGGCTTGCTGTGCGCAGAATAACCAAATGCCACCCATTCCATCCTGGAGGCTTTGATCCTGTTCCTGAGAAAAACGAGAAATGA
- a CDS encoding beta-class carbonic anhydrase, whose product MKLLQQILDHNKDFVENKRYEEFATTKFPDKRMVILTCMDTRLLELLPKAINVANGDVKIIKNAGALVAHPFGSIMRSILVAVYQLQADEVFVIGHHDCGMSAIKPELVIEEMKKRGVDESAFETLAYSGINVEEFLKGFSSVSESVAHSADMIKKHPLMPKDVPVHGLVINPETGKLDLVVDGYGQ is encoded by the coding sequence ATGAAACTGTTACAGCAAATATTAGACCATAACAAGGATTTCGTTGAAAATAAGCGTTACGAGGAGTTTGCAACAACAAAGTTTCCCGATAAACGGATGGTGATCCTGACATGTATGGACACAAGGCTGCTTGAGTTATTGCCAAAAGCCATCAATGTTGCGAATGGGGATGTCAAAATCATCAAGAATGCAGGTGCGCTTGTGGCCCATCCGTTTGGCAGCATCATGCGAAGCATCCTGGTGGCTGTTTATCAGCTGCAGGCGGACGAAGTTTTCGTCATCGGCCATCATGACTGCGGAATGAGCGCCATCAAGCCGGAGCTTGTGATTGAAGAAATGAAGAAGAGAGGCGTGGACGAGTCTGCCTTTGAAACGCTGGCATATTCAGGGATCAATGTAGAAGAGTTCCTTAAGGGATTCAGCTCCGTAAGCGAAAGTGTCGCCCACAGCGCCGATATGATCAAAAAGCACCCGCTCATGCCGAAGGATGTACCGGTCCATGGCCTTGTCATCAATCCGGAAACAGGAAAACTGGACCTGGTGGTTGACGGGTACGGGCAATAG
- a CDS encoding metal ABC transporter solute-binding protein, Zn/Mn family, producing the protein MRKLIMLLTLLLPVSLFLAGCGDGNADQAEENTKNQLNVYTTVYPLQYFAERIGGSYVDAQTIYPPGADEHTFEPSQKDMMALADSDLFIYIGLGLEGFVSKAEGTLENENVTLLAAGENIDMAGTEDGHAHEEGTEAEGHEEDGHSHEDDGHNHGDVDPHVWLDPLYAADLAEAIKDELAEKMPERQKEFEENFQKLAAELDSLHHEFKETIDSAKHKEIIVSHAAYGYWEKRYGLEQISVSGLSTSNEPTQKELENIIKTAREHGLNYIFFEQNVSSKLTEIVQNEVGAKSLQLHNLSVLTDENIDNKETYFTLMENNLKGIEKALNN; encoded by the coding sequence ATGAGAAAGTTAATCATGCTCCTCACCCTATTGCTGCCGGTCAGCCTTTTTCTGGCAGGCTGCGGGGACGGAAATGCAGACCAGGCGGAGGAAAATACAAAAAATCAGCTGAATGTGTATACAACGGTATATCCGCTCCAATATTTTGCGGAAAGAATTGGCGGCAGCTATGTAGATGCCCAAACCATCTATCCTCCGGGAGCTGACGAGCACACATTCGAACCCTCGCAAAAGGATATGATGGCTCTTGCCGATTCAGATCTGTTCATTTACATCGGCCTTGGCCTTGAAGGATTTGTGAGCAAAGCCGAAGGCACCCTCGAGAATGAGAATGTAACATTGCTGGCGGCAGGAGAAAATATTGATATGGCCGGTACAGAAGATGGGCACGCCCATGAAGAAGGAACAGAAGCGGAAGGCCATGAAGAAGACGGACACAGCCATGAAGATGATGGACACAATCATGGCGATGTTGATCCTCACGTATGGCTTGATCCTCTTTATGCTGCCGATCTGGCTGAAGCTATTAAAGATGAGCTGGCAGAGAAGATGCCGGAGCGCCAAAAGGAATTTGAAGAAAATTTCCAAAAGCTTGCCGCTGAACTGGATTCCCTCCACCATGAATTTAAGGAAACTATTGATTCTGCAAAACATAAAGAAATCATTGTCTCCCATGCAGCATACGGATACTGGGAGAAAAGATATGGTTTAGAGCAAATCAGTGTTTCAGGTCTCTCCACATCCAATGAACCAACACAGAAGGAATTGGAAAACATTATCAAAACAGCCAGGGAGCACGGCTTGAACTATATCTTTTTTGAACAGAATGTAAGCTCAAAACTGACGGAAATCGTCCAGAATGAAGTTGGCGCCAAATCGCTGCAGCTTCATAATTTGTCTGTGCTGACAGATGAAAATATCGATAATAAAGAAACCTACTTTACCCTGATGGAAAACAACCTGAAAGGGATAGAGAAAGCCTTGAATAATTAA
- a CDS encoding cytochrome ubiquinol oxidase subunit I — protein sequence MNDLVIARSLFGTTMGFHIIFATIGVGLPLMMLTAELIYQKTKDHDYVIMAKRWTKAFAVLLGVGIPTGTIAGVQLSLLWPGFMEVIGRVMALPFQIEIYAFFIEALFMSIYVYAAERIPPWMRISSLVLVALGAFASAVLITNVHAFEGTPQGFRIENGEIVDIDPWAAFFNPSFLVTAGHVAVSAYTTGAFVVASVAAFKMLRNKFGTRVYDFHKKALMLSLIVGGIFSLLTALNGHASAQYLHEYQPEKLAAAEGLFETQSHAPLAVGGFTDRETQEVKWGIEIPWALSFLAGNSFDTVVIGLNDFPEELWPPLFVHTLFNGMVAIGSLLILLSFVAFFWNKFLKKDRFPKIFMWAFVLSGPAAVLGIEFGWIFACTGRQPWTIYRVLSTEDSVTTAGNLGILFVLFAAVYVILGLTVVLVLLYYFKRNTVLDDINRTKEKGVPLYGSNT from the coding sequence ATGAATGACTTGGTAATTGCGCGCTCTCTGTTTGGGACAACAATGGGTTTCCATATTATTTTCGCGACAATCGGCGTTGGGCTTCCGCTGATGATGCTGACAGCAGAGCTTATTTATCAGAAAACAAAGGACCATGACTATGTCATCATGGCGAAGCGCTGGACAAAAGCCTTTGCTGTCCTCCTCGGAGTCGGCATTCCGACAGGAACCATTGCGGGCGTTCAGCTCTCCCTGCTTTGGCCGGGCTTTATGGAAGTGATTGGGCGGGTTATGGCCCTTCCGTTCCAGATTGAGATTTATGCCTTTTTCATTGAAGCATTGTTTATGTCCATTTATGTCTATGCTGCTGAACGGATCCCTCCGTGGATGAGGATTTCGAGCCTTGTCCTCGTTGCACTCGGTGCATTTGCTTCTGCTGTCCTGATAACAAATGTCCATGCCTTTGAAGGGACACCGCAGGGCTTCAGGATTGAAAACGGAGAAATTGTAGACATTGATCCCTGGGCAGCCTTCTTCAATCCAAGCTTTCTCGTGACAGCAGGCCATGTGGCTGTTTCTGCCTATACAACAGGCGCCTTTGTAGTCGCGTCTGTGGCTGCTTTTAAGATGCTGCGCAATAAGTTCGGGACAAGGGTATATGATTTTCATAAAAAAGCACTCATGCTGAGCCTGATTGTCGGCGGCATTTTCTCATTGCTGACTGCCTTGAACGGCCATGCTTCCGCCCAGTATCTCCATGAGTACCAGCCGGAAAAACTCGCTGCCGCGGAGGGGCTTTTTGAGACGCAGTCACATGCCCCGCTTGCAGTCGGAGGCTTTACCGACCGGGAGACACAGGAGGTAAAATGGGGCATTGAAATTCCATGGGCGCTCAGCTTTCTGGCAGGAAACAGCTTTGACACAGTGGTCATCGGCCTGAACGATTTTCCGGAAGAATTGTGGCCGCCGCTTTTTGTCCATACGCTCTTCAATGGGATGGTGGCCATAGGCAGTCTGCTGATCCTCCTTTCCTTTGTAGCGTTTTTCTGGAATAAATTCTTAAAAAAAGACAGGTTCCCAAAAATATTTATGTGGGCGTTTGTGCTGTCCGGCCCTGCCGCTGTCCTCGGGATTGAATTCGGGTGGATTTTCGCCTGCACAGGCAGACAGCCCTGGACAATTTACCGGGTCCTGTCAACTGAGGATTCGGTAACGACGGCCGGGAACCTTGGCATCTTATTTGTCCTTTTTGCTGCCGTTTATGTCATTCTCGGACTGACGGTTGTACTGGTGCTTCTGTATTATTTCAAAAGAAATACGGTACTCGACGATATCAACCGGACCAAGGAAAAGGGAGTCCCGCTGTATGGCTCCAATACATAA